The proteins below are encoded in one region of Paenarthrobacter ilicis:
- a CDS encoding amidohydrolase, with protein MKLDLLLRNADIITMDPDHPVASSLGIWQGRIVGLDEDLDGLDAVQVLDLGGATVTPGFIDAHCHTTWFGLGLAELDVSGARGLEELYELLRGAVTHSGTDGVGWLFATGFSQTQHGGAFPDIAELDRITGERPLFMRHNSGHMAVVNTAALRLAGAESPSFPDPDGGAIVRDAGGHPTGLVQETAQELIQQLILPYSLEDIEAALERATLFYASEGITSFTEAGVGGGWIGHSPAEFAAYQSASANGRLHARAQVMPVLDVLHGLGGHASDSVGAAPAGLDLGITSGFGNDYLALGPAKVFLDGSLLGETAAVSHEFCSHGHKDNRGNVGYFQADPAQLRERIEAAYAAGWSIAAHAIGDRAVDLAVEIITDCQAKYGQRRLPNRIEHASMTRPEQLVRLADAGIAVTPQASFFREGGDGMTASLGPDRLPWAYRAASFLEAGVVLAGSSDRPVADGNVLRGMQAFVDRRTESGAVFGNPAERLTPQQALAAYTSGAAAATGSLGDKGTLSAGKLADFTVLSASPLTAPTISELHVLATAVGGRFTYQSTDFNAELSPESSFAAHS; from the coding sequence ATGAAACTAGACCTCCTCCTGCGGAACGCAGACATCATCACCATGGATCCGGACCACCCGGTGGCCAGTTCGCTGGGCATCTGGCAGGGGCGCATCGTGGGCCTGGACGAGGACCTTGATGGTTTGGACGCCGTTCAGGTACTCGATCTTGGCGGTGCTACCGTCACTCCAGGCTTCATCGACGCCCACTGCCACACCACGTGGTTCGGGCTGGGCCTGGCCGAACTGGACGTGTCCGGTGCCCGCGGCCTGGAGGAGCTGTATGAGCTTCTCCGCGGTGCTGTTACTCACTCGGGGACCGACGGCGTGGGCTGGCTTTTCGCTACCGGCTTCAGCCAGACCCAGCACGGCGGGGCCTTCCCGGACATCGCCGAGCTGGACCGCATCACGGGGGAGCGGCCGCTGTTCATGCGGCACAACTCCGGGCATATGGCCGTGGTCAACACCGCCGCGCTGCGGCTGGCAGGTGCCGAGTCGCCGTCGTTCCCGGATCCCGACGGCGGAGCGATCGTCCGCGACGCAGGGGGACATCCCACGGGACTCGTCCAGGAGACGGCCCAGGAACTGATTCAGCAGCTGATCCTGCCTTACTCGTTGGAGGACATCGAGGCCGCCCTTGAGAGGGCCACGCTGTTCTACGCCTCCGAGGGCATCACGAGTTTCACCGAGGCCGGGGTGGGTGGCGGGTGGATCGGGCACAGCCCAGCCGAGTTCGCCGCCTACCAGAGCGCCTCCGCCAATGGCCGGTTGCACGCCCGTGCTCAGGTCATGCCGGTGCTGGATGTGCTGCACGGATTGGGCGGGCATGCATCTGACAGTGTTGGTGCGGCCCCGGCCGGGCTGGATCTAGGCATCACCAGCGGATTCGGGAATGACTACCTGGCCCTCGGCCCCGCAAAGGTGTTCCTGGATGGCTCGCTCCTGGGCGAAACCGCAGCCGTGAGCCACGAGTTCTGCAGCCACGGCCACAAGGACAACCGCGGCAACGTTGGCTACTTCCAAGCGGACCCCGCCCAGCTGAGGGAACGCATCGAGGCCGCCTACGCCGCCGGGTGGTCCATCGCGGCCCACGCCATCGGTGACAGGGCCGTGGACCTCGCGGTGGAGATCATCACGGATTGCCAGGCTAAGTATGGGCAGCGCCGCTTGCCCAACAGGATCGAGCACGCCTCCATGACGCGCCCTGAGCAGTTGGTCAGGCTCGCGGATGCAGGCATTGCCGTGACACCCCAGGCAAGCTTCTTCCGCGAGGGTGGGGACGGGATGACCGCGTCCCTCGGCCCGGACCGTTTGCCGTGGGCCTACCGGGCAGCCAGTTTCCTGGAAGCCGGAGTGGTGCTCGCGGGAAGCTCGGACCGGCCGGTCGCCGACGGAAACGTGCTCCGCGGCATGCAGGCTTTTGTTGACCGCAGGACGGAATCCGGCGCCGTCTTTGGCAACCCGGCCGAACGCCTCACCCCGCAGCAGGCTCTCGCCGCCTACACCAGCGGAGCTGCCGCAGCAACGGGGTCCCTGGGGGACAAGGGCACCCTTTCAGCTGGCAAACTGGCCGACTTCACCGTCCTCTCCGCTTCACCTTTGACGGCACCCACCATCAGCGAACTGCACGTCCTGGCCACTGCCGTCGGAGGCCGCTTTACCTACCAATCAACCGACTTCAACGCTGAACTTTCCCCTGAAAGTTCGTTCGCGGCCCACTCATAG
- a CDS encoding M20 family metallo-hydrolase, giving the protein MTTTTSFTAQDTAFVQDFRTMSAFGATANGGVDRQAATIPDGEQRRWLAGLLEEHGFTVKFDHTGNQWGLYEAVPGAPFVVVGSHMDSQPTAGRYDGAYGVLAAAHAAFRLAARWEAGATAPKFNLAVVNWFNEEGSRFKPSMMGSSVYTGKLELEDALNTQDAAGVTVRDALDAIGCRGTFEGPEAAYCAEIHIEQGRSMEREGVTIGLVSSNWAANKYEFVVHGEQAHTGSTVIEDRKDALLGASMLVVAARELADRFPGALHTSVGQLNVYPNSPVVVPSRVNLLLDLRSADEAVLAEADALLHARISEIERLANVSVEKHHSHSWAVTPYQPEGVELAAKVAADLGLSNKEVMTLAGHDSTNMKDLVPTVMLFVPSVDGISHNEHEYTTDEDIVAGLTMLTEVVGRLCDGALED; this is encoded by the coding sequence ATGACAACCACCACAAGTTTCACCGCCCAGGACACCGCTTTCGTCCAGGACTTCCGGACCATGAGCGCCTTCGGTGCCACGGCGAACGGCGGCGTGGACCGCCAAGCCGCAACCATTCCCGACGGCGAACAGCGCCGCTGGCTCGCCGGTCTCTTGGAGGAGCACGGCTTCACGGTGAAGTTCGACCACACCGGCAACCAGTGGGGCCTCTACGAAGCCGTGCCAGGTGCGCCGTTCGTGGTGGTGGGCTCGCACATGGATTCACAGCCGACGGCGGGACGTTACGACGGCGCATATGGCGTCCTCGCTGCTGCCCACGCCGCGTTCCGCTTGGCCGCGCGCTGGGAAGCCGGCGCCACGGCGCCCAAGTTCAACCTCGCCGTCGTCAACTGGTTCAACGAGGAAGGCAGCCGCTTCAAGCCGTCCATGATGGGTTCGTCCGTCTACACCGGCAAGCTGGAACTCGAGGACGCACTCAATACCCAGGATGCCGCAGGGGTCACCGTGCGCGATGCCTTGGACGCAATCGGGTGCCGTGGAACGTTTGAGGGGCCGGAGGCAGCGTACTGCGCCGAGATCCACATCGAGCAGGGCCGCAGCATGGAGCGCGAAGGCGTCACCATCGGGCTGGTCAGCTCCAACTGGGCCGCGAACAAGTACGAGTTCGTGGTTCACGGCGAGCAAGCACACACCGGGTCAACCGTGATCGAGGACCGCAAGGACGCCCTGCTTGGGGCCTCGATGCTGGTGGTTGCGGCGCGCGAACTCGCCGACCGCTTCCCAGGTGCCCTGCACACATCGGTGGGTCAGCTCAACGTGTACCCAAACTCGCCCGTGGTGGTCCCGTCCCGTGTGAACCTGCTGCTGGACCTGCGCAGCGCCGACGAAGCCGTCCTGGCCGAGGCCGACGCCCTGCTGCACGCCCGAATCTCGGAGATCGAACGGCTTGCCAACGTGTCCGTTGAGAAGCACCACTCACACTCCTGGGCCGTCACCCCGTACCAGCCCGAAGGCGTGGAACTCGCGGCCAAGGTTGCCGCGGACCTTGGGCTGTCCAACAAGGAAGTCATGACCCTCGCCGGGCACGACTCCACGAATATGAAGGACCTGGTTCCCACGGTGATGCTCTTCGTGCCCAGCGTGGATGGCATCTCCCACAATGAGCACGAATACACCACGGATGAGGACATCGTGGCCGGGCTCACCATGCTTACCGAGGTGGTCGGCCGCCTGTGTGACGGGGCGCTGGAGGACTGA
- a CDS encoding NAD(P)-dependent oxidoreductase, whose protein sequence is MKILVPDTIELDLSTLEDQVFVYQVDQPIPTEHQDAEVLVVWRNTSDNLTDAARSMPNLSLVQTLAAGPDSVLSAGFADGVAITSGRSLHDGPVAEHALAMVLAAVRRLDVLQESQKAATWSQPYNAAQSDPATEHLYTLDGAKVTIWGFGSIAGRLAPLLAALGAKVTGVANSSGERYGFPVVSTEELPDVLGTTDVLISILPATPETTNALDEDILRSLPASAIFVNVGRGATVDENALLAALTEGRLRAAALDVTKVEPLPSDSKLWAAPNLIITPHVAGNRPKGSARLVTENVTALKGNAPLTNQVAG, encoded by the coding sequence GTGAAAATCCTCGTCCCGGACACCATCGAGCTGGACCTCTCCACCCTCGAGGACCAGGTGTTCGTCTACCAGGTGGACCAGCCGATCCCCACCGAACACCAGGACGCCGAGGTCCTGGTGGTCTGGCGGAACACGTCGGACAACCTGACCGACGCCGCCCGCTCGATGCCCAACCTCAGCTTGGTGCAGACGCTTGCCGCCGGTCCCGACTCCGTACTCTCCGCGGGCTTTGCGGACGGCGTGGCCATCACCTCCGGCCGTTCACTCCACGACGGCCCCGTGGCAGAACACGCCCTGGCAATGGTTTTGGCAGCCGTGCGCCGCCTGGATGTCCTGCAGGAATCCCAGAAGGCTGCCACGTGGAGCCAGCCTTACAACGCAGCGCAGTCAGATCCGGCAACGGAACACCTCTACACGCTCGACGGCGCCAAGGTCACCATCTGGGGCTTCGGTTCCATTGCGGGGCGGCTCGCTCCCCTGCTGGCCGCTTTGGGCGCAAAGGTCACCGGCGTGGCCAACTCCAGCGGGGAACGCTACGGCTTCCCCGTGGTCTCAACCGAAGAACTGCCGGATGTCCTCGGAACCACAGATGTCCTGATCTCCATCCTGCCCGCCACCCCGGAGACCACCAACGCCCTGGACGAGGACATTCTCCGCAGCCTCCCGGCGTCGGCCATCTTCGTCAACGTGGGCCGCGGCGCCACCGTGGACGAAAACGCACTGCTTGCGGCGCTGACCGAAGGCCGCCTGCGCGCTGCCGCGCTGGACGTAACCAAAGTTGAGCCCCTGCCCTCCGACTCGAAACTATGGGCCGCCCCCAACCTGATCATCACGCCCCACGTGGCAGGCAACCGTCCCAAAGGCTCTGCGCGCCTGGTCACGGAGAACGTCACCGCGCTCAAGGGCAACGCGCCGCTGACCAATCAGGTGGCGGGCTGA
- a CDS encoding exo-alpha-sialidase, which translates to MRTSLGCRTFDVARSTHSKGPLDLRSPSFARTAAAGALSAALLAGLGLPATAAPIPPNSPAAAPGTFTEANIAADRTAANFFYRIPALTYLGNDVVLAAWDGRPGSAADAPNPNSIVQRRSTDGGRTWGPVTVIAAGHVGDASGPKYGYSDPSYIYDAEAGKVFAFFVYSKDQGFGGSQFGNNDADRTVISSAVIESSDAGVTWSQPRLITNVTKPGTSKTSPVAGDVRSNFASSGEGIQLKYGQYKGRLIQQYAGDIRQADGTNKIQAYSVYSDDHGATWHKGANVGDRMDENKTVELSDGRVLLNSRDNANLGYRKVAISTDGGATYGPVTQDTELPDPANNGAIARMFPNAAQGSADAKKLIFTNANSKTGRENVSARVSCDDGSTWPGVRTIRSGFSAYSTVTRLEAGKFGVLYEGNYTDNMPFATFDDAWLNYACAPLSVPAVTTAPGATQQVPVTVTNQEAVTLSGATATVYTPAGWSATTVTVPDVAPGASATVNVALTAPASASGPQNLNAAFTTADGRVSQFTFTATVPVAPQVGLTITGTAPARDVAASPYQVGEVLSYSLNVKSTANVTANAVPVSGTFDSGFLPPSAPNCRYNNLAADANYNCTTAKHVITAADIERGYFVPEASFSITASATPSLTKTVPFTGAAVALRDGLLTAEISGARADVGRDLATQPYAAGDLVPYTFTVKNTSPLVEKVVPTAGNFSPFLPEGPGNCRYSVLPSGQSYQCTTPRHAVTAEEAAQGFFIPTSTWEVSAAGQTTKTITVNGDPVELRTKPSTEPAVTRQNLGTPPFDLGTEDKYRTGQEVVLNGLDQGQWYYVYLNKTGYRLGWNFPGTDDTVKFTLPADVKNGRDDVVVLDKDGAQVSFDRLQVTPKG; encoded by the coding sequence ATGAGAACGTCCCTAGGTTGTAGGACGTTCGACGTAGCACGTAGCACCCACTCGAAAGGACCCCTCGATTTGAGATCTCCATCCTTTGCGCGAACAGCAGCCGCCGGCGCCCTCAGCGCTGCCCTCCTGGCTGGGCTCGGTCTTCCGGCCACAGCTGCCCCCATTCCGCCCAACAGTCCCGCAGCAGCCCCGGGCACGTTCACCGAGGCCAACATCGCCGCGGATCGCACGGCAGCCAACTTCTTCTACCGGATCCCCGCCCTGACCTACTTGGGCAACGACGTGGTGCTCGCTGCTTGGGACGGACGCCCGGGGTCAGCGGCGGACGCTCCCAACCCCAACTCGATCGTGCAGCGTCGCAGCACCGATGGCGGCCGGACGTGGGGCCCCGTCACGGTCATTGCCGCCGGACACGTCGGCGATGCCAGCGGGCCGAAATATGGTTACAGCGATCCGTCCTACATTTACGATGCTGAGGCCGGCAAGGTCTTCGCCTTCTTTGTGTATTCCAAGGACCAGGGTTTCGGCGGCAGCCAGTTCGGCAACAACGATGCCGACAGAACTGTCATTTCCTCAGCCGTCATCGAGTCCTCGGATGCCGGCGTCACGTGGAGCCAGCCTCGGCTCATCACCAACGTCACCAAGCCCGGGACCAGCAAGACCAGCCCCGTAGCAGGCGATGTGCGTTCCAACTTCGCTTCATCCGGCGAGGGCATCCAGCTCAAGTACGGCCAGTACAAAGGCCGCCTGATCCAGCAGTACGCCGGTGACATACGCCAGGCGGACGGCACCAACAAGATCCAGGCGTACTCCGTCTACTCCGATGACCACGGCGCCACCTGGCACAAGGGCGCCAACGTCGGGGACCGCATGGACGAGAACAAGACCGTGGAACTCTCGGACGGCCGGGTGCTCTTGAACTCCCGGGACAACGCCAACCTGGGCTACCGCAAGGTGGCCATCTCCACGGACGGCGGCGCTACGTACGGTCCGGTCACCCAGGACACCGAGCTCCCGGATCCCGCCAACAACGGTGCCATCGCACGCATGTTTCCCAACGCGGCGCAGGGCTCAGCTGATGCAAAGAAGCTGATTTTCACCAACGCCAACTCCAAAACCGGCCGCGAAAACGTCTCGGCCCGCGTTTCCTGCGACGACGGTTCCACCTGGCCCGGCGTCCGCACCATCCGTTCCGGCTTCTCCGCGTACTCCACGGTGACCCGCCTGGAAGCAGGCAAATTTGGAGTGCTTTATGAGGGCAACTACACGGATAACATGCCGTTCGCGACGTTCGACGACGCCTGGCTGAACTACGCCTGCGCCCCGCTGTCCGTCCCGGCTGTGACCACTGCGCCGGGCGCTACGCAGCAGGTGCCCGTCACCGTCACCAACCAGGAGGCCGTCACGTTGTCCGGCGCAACGGCCACCGTCTACACGCCCGCTGGCTGGTCAGCCACCACGGTGACGGTTCCCGACGTCGCACCCGGCGCCTCGGCAACCGTCAACGTAGCGCTCACCGCCCCGGCCAGCGCCAGCGGTCCGCAGAACCTCAACGCAGCCTTCACGACGGCGGATGGCCGGGTGTCGCAGTTCACCTTCACCGCCACCGTGCCGGTGGCCCCGCAGGTGGGCCTGACCATCACGGGAACGGCACCGGCCCGCGATGTCGCGGCCAGCCCGTACCAGGTGGGCGAGGTCCTGAGTTACTCGCTCAACGTCAAGAGCACTGCCAACGTCACGGCAAACGCGGTGCCGGTTTCCGGGACGTTCGACTCCGGGTTCCTTCCGCCGTCGGCCCCCAACTGCCGGTACAACAACCTGGCCGCAGATGCGAACTACAACTGCACCACCGCCAAGCATGTGATCACGGCGGCCGATATTGAGCGCGGCTACTTCGTGCCGGAGGCGAGCTTCAGCATCACAGCCAGTGCAACGCCGTCGCTCACCAAAACCGTCCCGTTCACCGGCGCTGCGGTGGCCCTGCGCGACGGACTGCTGACGGCGGAGATCAGCGGGGCGCGTGCCGACGTCGGGCGTGATCTGGCAACCCAGCCGTACGCTGCCGGTGACCTGGTCCCCTATACCTTCACCGTGAAGAACACGAGCCCGCTGGTGGAGAAGGTAGTCCCGACTGCCGGCAACTTCAGCCCGTTCCTTCCGGAAGGACCGGGCAACTGCCGCTACAGCGTGCTGCCGTCCGGACAGAGCTACCAGTGCACCACCCCGCGACACGCGGTGACTGCGGAAGAAGCTGCGCAGGGGTTCTTCATCCCAACCAGTACCTGGGAAGTCAGTGCTGCGGGTCAAACCACCAAGACCATCACCGTGAACGGTGACCCGGTGGAGCTGAGGACCAAGCCGAGCACTGAACCGGCCGTGACGCGCCAGAACCTGGGGACACCGCCGTTCGACCTTGGCACCGAGGACAAGTACCGCACGGGCCAGGAAGTGGTTCTGAATGGCCTTGATCAAGGGCAGTGGTACTACGTGTACCTGAATAAGACGGGGTACCGCCTTGGTTGGAACTTTCCGGGGACGGATGACACGGTGAAGTTCACGCTTCCCGCCGATGTGAAGAACGGCCGGGACGACGTGGTGGTCTTGGACAAAGATGGCGCCCAGGTCTCCTTTGACCGGTTGCAGGTGACGCCCAAGGGGTGA
- a CDS encoding S8 family serine peptidase, with the protein MKSQGKSFVRSGGLRKAAALAVGLPLLLSSMAMPAQAAPAPESPGNVANVAKKNLDPSAYKDGRYMVVLAEKPAATYDGGTAGLAPTKPEEGKKLDANSNEVKQYQSHLQQKQQEVAKQENIKIERDFTTAVNGFSANLSADQAINLAKDPKVLLVAPDTQNAPDYSTSDFLKLSGPNGTWATQYGGQENAGKGTVVGVIDTGYTPSNPFFAGEPVGPLVGNPQVGVPYRTADGKIAMLKADGDTFIGECQAGTDTGADYDGSACNSKVLSTHYFADAFLETVAPENRAPEEVISPVDVDSHGTHTASTAAGNANVEAVVDGRSFGITSGIAPAAKLSIYKVCWEDTDPATGGCYGSASVDAIEQAILDGVDVLNYSISGSTTSTTDPVSLAFLSAASAGIFVAASAGNSGPTASTVNHGAPWLTTVAATSFSQELQGTIEFSDGSKYRGASIMSREVRGAGVVLSTDAASGQGDAALCAPGSLNPAKVAGKVVVCDRGVVDRTAKSAEVLRGGGVGMILVNLTDSSLDTDKHVIPTVHVNPPATQAIKDKVKAKPAITVSLINRDTTGLPAEAQPQIAGFSSRGPLLATDSDLLKPDVSAPGVAILAGVSPIGTGGDNFGFLSGTSMASPHVAGFGALILGKNPQWSPAAVKSAMMTTAGPVKLANGAVNKDVFATGAGQVDPAKVLSPGLVYDNTTEDYLKFVQGTGMDLGIEGLGTTAPRDMNVPSFALGNLAGKIEVTRTVTALTPGLYRATVNVPGVNVKVTPSVLNFGAAGEKKTFKVQFENNNAALGKFAMGSLSWQGANKTVTSPIAVRPQSVIADKALAFTGTGPNGSGTINIMSGTNLPVGVTVDGLSKADSSAVELVPGPFAGETNASNFVKKVTVGQGSALAKFSVISSNEAADFDMLVLTPSGQQLPAATASASETLSVPNPAAGDYYIFANLYASPNNQPTKATVDAAVLGANQGNATVTPNPIRLANGKTGQISLNWKNLEPGSYIGRLTFAGTSEPSFVTVLVNPGGAVVVPDEEDPKKDKKDKKPRGKIRADEPTQSNNAG; encoded by the coding sequence GTGAAATCACAAGGAAAGAGCTTCGTCAGAAGCGGGGGACTTCGGAAGGCCGCAGCGCTTGCTGTGGGTTTGCCGTTGCTTCTTTCGTCCATGGCGATGCCGGCCCAGGCGGCGCCCGCCCCGGAGTCGCCGGGAAACGTTGCCAACGTGGCCAAGAAGAACCTTGACCCCAGCGCATACAAAGACGGCCGTTACATGGTGGTCCTCGCTGAAAAACCTGCAGCTACCTACGACGGCGGCACTGCCGGTTTGGCCCCCACCAAACCGGAAGAGGGCAAAAAGCTGGACGCCAACAGCAACGAAGTGAAGCAGTACCAGTCCCACCTCCAGCAGAAACAGCAGGAAGTGGCCAAGCAGGAAAACATCAAGATCGAGCGGGACTTCACCACAGCCGTTAACGGCTTCAGCGCCAACCTGAGCGCAGATCAAGCCATCAACCTGGCCAAGGACCCCAAAGTTCTGTTGGTTGCCCCGGACACGCAGAACGCACCTGACTACTCCACCAGCGATTTCCTGAAGCTCAGCGGCCCCAACGGCACGTGGGCCACGCAGTACGGCGGCCAGGAAAACGCCGGCAAGGGCACAGTGGTTGGTGTCATTGACACCGGATACACCCCCTCCAACCCATTCTTCGCAGGCGAGCCGGTTGGCCCGCTGGTAGGCAACCCCCAGGTGGGCGTTCCCTACCGGACGGCAGACGGCAAGATCGCCATGCTCAAAGCCGATGGCGATACCTTCATTGGCGAGTGCCAGGCCGGTACGGACACCGGCGCGGACTACGATGGCAGCGCCTGCAATTCCAAGGTCCTGAGCACCCACTACTTCGCTGATGCCTTCCTGGAAACGGTCGCCCCGGAAAACCGCGCTCCTGAGGAAGTCATTTCCCCCGTGGACGTAGACAGCCACGGCACGCACACCGCCAGCACCGCAGCGGGCAACGCCAACGTTGAAGCCGTTGTGGATGGCCGCAGCTTTGGTATCACCAGCGGGATTGCACCCGCGGCCAAGCTCTCCATCTACAAGGTCTGCTGGGAAGACACGGATCCCGCCACGGGCGGCTGCTACGGGTCCGCTTCCGTGGACGCGATCGAGCAGGCAATTCTTGACGGTGTGGATGTCCTGAACTACTCCATCTCCGGATCCACCACCTCCACCACCGATCCCGTCTCGCTGGCCTTCCTGTCCGCAGCTTCGGCGGGCATCTTTGTTGCTGCTTCGGCAGGCAACTCCGGCCCGACCGCCAGCACCGTGAACCACGGCGCACCGTGGCTGACCACTGTGGCTGCAACATCTTTCTCGCAGGAACTCCAAGGCACCATCGAATTCTCCGATGGCAGCAAGTACCGCGGTGCGTCCATCATGAGCCGTGAGGTTCGCGGGGCCGGCGTCGTACTGTCCACTGACGCAGCCAGCGGCCAAGGTGACGCTGCACTCTGCGCGCCGGGTTCCCTGAACCCGGCAAAGGTTGCGGGCAAAGTTGTTGTCTGTGACCGCGGTGTGGTTGATCGCACCGCCAAATCCGCTGAGGTTCTCCGCGGCGGCGGTGTGGGCATGATCCTGGTAAACCTGACGGACTCCTCGCTGGACACGGACAAGCACGTCATTCCCACAGTTCACGTGAACCCGCCGGCAACCCAGGCCATCAAGGACAAGGTCAAGGCAAAGCCGGCCATCACGGTATCGCTGATCAACCGCGACACTACCGGCCTCCCCGCTGAGGCGCAGCCGCAGATTGCCGGCTTCTCTTCCCGCGGACCGCTCCTGGCTACCGATTCCGACCTGCTGAAGCCGGATGTCTCGGCTCCCGGCGTCGCGATCCTGGCCGGCGTTTCCCCGATCGGAACCGGTGGCGATAACTTCGGCTTCCTGTCCGGAACCTCCATGGCATCACCCCACGTGGCCGGTTTTGGTGCCTTGATCCTGGGCAAGAACCCGCAGTGGTCCCCGGCAGCAGTGAAGTCAGCCATGATGACCACAGCAGGTCCGGTCAAACTGGCCAACGGCGCAGTGAACAAGGACGTCTTCGCAACCGGCGCAGGCCAGGTTGATCCCGCCAAGGTCCTCTCACCCGGACTGGTGTACGACAACACCACCGAGGACTACCTGAAGTTCGTCCAGGGCACCGGCATGGACCTTGGCATTGAAGGCCTGGGCACCACGGCGCCGCGCGACATGAACGTACCTTCCTTCGCCCTCGGAAACCTCGCGGGCAAGATCGAGGTCACGCGTACGGTGACGGCCCTTACCCCGGGTCTCTACCGTGCAACGGTCAACGTCCCGGGTGTGAACGTCAAGGTCACCCCTTCCGTGCTGAACTTCGGTGCAGCCGGCGAGAAGAAGACGTTCAAGGTCCAGTTCGAGAACAACAATGCAGCCCTGGGCAAGTTCGCCATGGGTTCGCTGAGCTGGCAGGGTGCCAACAAGACGGTTACCTCGCCGATCGCAGTCCGTCCCCAGTCCGTGATCGCGGACAAAGCACTGGCCTTCACCGGAACGGGCCCCAACGGCTCCGGCACCATCAACATCATGTCCGGCACCAACCTGCCGGTAGGTGTCACGGTTGATGGGCTCTCCAAGGCTGATTCCTCGGCAGTGGAACTGGTTCCGGGTCCTTTCGCCGGTGAAACCAACGCGTCCAACTTCGTCAAGAAGGTCACTGTGGGACAGGGCAGTGCACTGGCCAAGTTCTCGGTCATCTCCTCCAACGAGGCTGCGGACTTTGACATGCTGGTCCTCACCCCGTCCGGTCAGCAGTTGCCGGCCGCCACGGCATCGGCCAGTGAAACGCTGTCCGTGCCCAACCCGGCAGCGGGCGATTACTACATCTTCGCCAACCTCTACGCGAGCCCCAACAACCAGCCCACCAAGGCAACCGTTGATGCAGCAGTACTGGGTGCCAACCAGGGCAACGCAACAGTGACGCCGAATCCCATCCGCCTGGCCAACGGCAAGACGGGCCAGATTTCGCTGAACTGGAAGAACCTGGAGCCGGGCTCCTACATCGGCCGGCTCACCTTCGCCGGAACCAGTGAACCGAGCTTCGTCACTGTCCTGGTGAACCCGGGCGGAGCCGTAGTGGTCCCGGACGAGGAAGATCCCAAGAAGGACAAAAAGGACAAGAAGCCCCGCGGTAAGATCCGCGCTGACGAGCCGACGCAGAGCAACAACGCCGGCTAG
- the galU gene encoding UTP--glucose-1-phosphate uridylyltransferase GalU, with translation MRKAVIPAAGLGTRFLPATKATPKEMLPVVDKPAIQYVVEEAVRAGITDVVMITGRNKRALEDHFDREPFLEQTLIAKGDHAKLAAVQESSSLADLHYLRQGDPKGLGHAVLRARAHVGNEPFAVLLGDDLIDEQDSILDDMAQVQERTGGSVVALMEVDPEQISSYGCADVASGEVNGAFRIRGLVEKPEPDHAPSNLAVIGRYVLHPRVFEVLEQTAPGRGGEIQLTDALQTLAVSDGPGSGVYGVVFRGRRFDTGDKLSYLKAVMTVALERGDTGPGMRAWLRENVCLSATDQPENLLAGELPFIREPAGA, from the coding sequence ATGCGTAAAGCAGTCATTCCCGCGGCGGGGCTCGGAACAAGGTTCCTGCCGGCTACCAAAGCGACGCCGAAAGAAATGCTCCCCGTCGTCGACAAGCCCGCCATCCAGTACGTCGTGGAAGAAGCCGTCCGGGCAGGTATTACCGATGTCGTCATGATCACGGGGCGGAACAAGCGGGCTTTGGAAGATCACTTCGACCGCGAGCCCTTCCTCGAGCAAACCCTCATAGCCAAGGGAGATCACGCAAAGCTGGCAGCCGTCCAGGAGTCCTCGTCGTTGGCGGATCTGCACTACCTGCGCCAGGGCGACCCGAAAGGGCTGGGCCATGCCGTCCTTCGGGCGCGGGCACACGTCGGCAATGAACCATTCGCGGTGTTGCTCGGTGATGACCTGATCGACGAACAGGACAGCATTCTGGACGACATGGCCCAGGTCCAGGAACGCACTGGGGGCTCAGTCGTGGCTTTGATGGAGGTGGACCCCGAACAGATCAGTTCCTACGGTTGTGCCGACGTTGCCTCCGGCGAAGTGAACGGGGCCTTCAGGATCCGCGGCCTCGTCGAAAAACCTGAACCTGACCACGCGCCGTCGAACCTTGCCGTCATCGGCCGCTATGTCCTGCACCCGCGGGTTTTTGAGGTCCTTGAGCAGACGGCTCCAGGCCGCGGAGGGGAAATTCAGCTGACGGATGCCCTGCAAACCCTGGCGGTTTCCGACGGCCCGGGTTCCGGCGTGTACGGCGTGGTCTTCCGCGGCCGGCGCTTCGACACAGGCGACAAACTGAGCTATCTCAAGGCCGTGATGACTGTCGCTTTGGAACGCGGGGACACAGGTCCCGGGATGCGCGCATGGCTCCGGGAGAATGTTTGCCTCAGCGCCACAGACCAGCCGGAAAATCTCCTCGCCGGAGAGCTGCCCTTCATACGCGAGCCAGCAGGTGCTTGA